Proteins encoded together in one Campylobacter peloridis LMG 23910 window:
- the hemN gene encoding oxygen-independent coproporphyrinogen III oxidase: MKDYKNFIKYSKAGPRYTSYPTAVEFNTNFNYEEYLQTLKEQKAPLSLYFHLPFCRSACYFCGCNVIYTAKEESKERYLAYLFKELDLLAKIINTQRSVLQMHFGGGTPTFFSAKQLENLILKIKSVFPNFSLESEISCEIDPRFLNEEQADVLINNGFNRISFGVQDFDEKVQKEIHRIQPFELTKNAVDMVRKKGISSVNMDLIYGLPYQNLESFKKTLDKALLINPDRFAIFNYAHVPWLKKNMRKFDENTLPSPDIKLQILEYCEKFLTQNGYKMIGMDHFAKPQDELFKALENGTLHRNFQGYTTKGGTDLIGIGLTSIGEGKKHYMQNFKDMPSYEKAIDEGKLPCEKGIMLDEDDVLRKAVIMELMSNFALNIEKIEQNFKINFFEYFKQDLKELNELKEFIEIDKKFIKVNETGVLLIRNIAMCFDKYLKKISEDKKVFSKTV, from the coding sequence ATGAAAGATTATAAAAATTTTATAAAATATTCTAAAGCAGGTCCTAGATACACTTCTTATCCTACGGCTGTTGAATTTAATACAAATTTTAATTATGAAGAATATTTGCAAACTTTAAAAGAACAAAAAGCACCTTTGTCTTTGTATTTTCATCTACCATTTTGCAGAAGTGCTTGCTATTTTTGTGGCTGCAATGTCATATATACTGCCAAAGAAGAAAGCAAAGAACGATACTTAGCTTACCTTTTTAAAGAACTTGATTTATTAGCCAAAATAATCAACACACAAAGAAGTGTTTTGCAAATGCATTTTGGTGGGGGAACTCCTACTTTTTTTTCTGCAAAACAGCTTGAAAATTTGATTTTAAAAATTAAAAGTGTTTTTCCTAATTTCAGTTTAGAAAGTGAGATAAGTTGCGAAATTGATCCAAGATTTTTAAACGAAGAGCAAGCTGATGTTTTAATAAACAATGGCTTTAATCGTATAAGCTTTGGTGTTCAAGACTTTGATGAAAAAGTCCAAAAAGAAATTCATAGAATTCAACCTTTTGAACTTACAAAAAATGCAGTAGATATGGTAAGAAAAAAGGGTATAAGCTCTGTTAATATGGATTTAATCTATGGACTTCCTTATCAAAATTTAGAAAGCTTTAAAAAAACACTCGATAAAGCACTTTTGATCAATCCGGATAGATTTGCAATCTTTAATTACGCACATGTTCCTTGGCTTAAAAAAAATATGAGAAAATTTGATGAAAACACCCTACCAAGTCCTGATATCAAGCTTCAAATTTTAGAATATTGTGAAAAATTTTTAACTCAAAATGGTTATAAAATGATAGGAATGGATCATTTTGCAAAACCACAAGATGAACTTTTTAAGGCATTAGAAAATGGAACATTGCATAGGAATTTTCAAGGTTATACCACTAAAGGTGGAACAGATTTAATTGGTATTGGTTTAACTAGTATAGGCGAAGGAAAAAAGCATTATATGCAAAATTTCAAAGATATGCCAAGTTATGAAAAAGCTATAGATGAAGGAAAATTACCATGTGAAAAAGGCATTATGCTTGATGAAGATGATGTGCTAAGAAAAGCTGTTATTATGGAACTTATGAGCAATTTTGCACTTAATATAGAAAAAATAGAACAAAACTTTAAGATAAATTTCTTTGAATATTTCAAGCAAGATTTAAAAGAATTAAATGAGCTTAAAGAATTTATAGAAATCGATAAAAAATTTATAAAAGTTAATGAAACAGGTGTGCTTTTAATACGCAATATTGCCATGTGTTTTGATAAATATCTTAAGAAAATATCAGAAGATAAAAAAGTCTTTTCTAAAACGGTTTGA
- a CDS encoding ComF family protein, with protein MRCFNCHGFSFASFCPACKEELLEYSLGIRELEDGLKVYYFYQYEQIKHLIYFKHKFQGYFVLNALAKLSFAKFKDFFNPQCMINAIALDDKTYGNYSHTAILTHHLKTKFIKPMYFTLQASSKIKYSGKNLQFRKENKRLYKLLKFPKYPVILIDDIVTSGNSLMEAKKVLEENNIEVLFALVLANAKFDTIGY; from the coding sequence GTGAGATGTTTTAATTGCCATGGATTTTCTTTTGCAAGCTTTTGTCCAGCTTGCAAAGAAGAACTTTTGGAGTATTCTTTAGGTATTAGAGAACTTGAAGATGGATTAAAGGTTTATTATTTTTACCAATATGAGCAAATAAAACATTTGATTTATTTTAAACATAAATTTCAAGGATACTTTGTCTTAAATGCCTTAGCAAAATTAAGTTTTGCTAAATTTAAAGATTTTTTTAATCCACAATGTATGATTAATGCTATAGCTTTAGATGATAAAACATATGGAAATTATTCTCATACAGCTATATTAACACATCATTTAAAAACTAAATTTATAAAGCCTATGTATTTTACCTTGCAGGCTAGTTCTAAAATAAAATATAGTGGTAAAAATTTGCAATTTCGTAAAGAAAATAAAAGACTTTACAAACTTTTGAAATTTCCAAAATATCCAGTTATTTTGATAGATGATATAGTTACAAGTGGAAATAGCTTAATGGAGGCTAAAAAAGTTTTGGAAGAAAATAATATAGAAGTTCTTTTTGCTTTAGTTTTAGCTAATGCAAAATTTGATACAATTGGGTATTAA
- a CDS encoding ABC transporter permease, which yields MHKNIPRYLLFKYLRFDKEQPFIMLSKILAFLGVSIGLCVLLVAMAIMNGFDKEFEKKLFTMNYPITILPRFGASVDDKLLQELRNKFPSLLFSPYIHTQVIARNDLKLEGGVLFGVHFEDERKINEVVDQALKEKKLDSFDILIGNGLKTEFNLDFDDKLTLIFSNLDASGFSLIPKVKRFDVKASFSSGLLAYDKAYMYVDIKSLAKILSYPKGVYDGVHVYSNKPFEEIKQIENFLGPKFASIGWWEQNGNFFAALALEKRALFIVLMLIILVASLNIVSSLLMIVMNRRSEIALLLSLGVSKLEIKKTFFSLGFLIGGSGIFAGIVLAGIALWVLGNFDIISLPSDVYGMSKLPLELSVFDFLATIFGAILIVSLSSYYPAKKATQVDILDTLRNE from the coding sequence ATGCATAAAAATATACCGCGTTATTTATTGTTTAAGTATCTTCGTTTTGATAAAGAACAACCTTTTATTATGCTTTCAAAAATTTTAGCATTTTTAGGTGTTAGTATAGGGCTTTGTGTGCTTTTAGTTGCAATGGCTATTATGAATGGATTTGATAAAGAATTTGAAAAAAAGCTTTTTACTATGAACTATCCTATTACAATACTTCCTCGCTTTGGAGCAAGTGTGGATGATAAATTATTGCAAGAGTTGAGAAATAAGTTTCCTAGTTTACTTTTTAGTCCCTATATTCATACGCAAGTTATAGCTAGAAATGATTTAAAACTAGAAGGTGGAGTGCTTTTTGGAGTTCATTTTGAAGATGAAAGAAAAATTAATGAAGTAGTTGATCAAGCATTAAAAGAAAAAAAACTTGATAGCTTTGATATTTTGATTGGAAATGGTTTGAAAACTGAATTTAATCTTGATTTTGATGATAAATTGACTTTAATTTTTTCTAATTTAGATGCAAGTGGATTTTCTTTAATTCCAAAAGTGAAGCGTTTTGATGTAAAAGCTTCTTTTTCATCAGGTTTGCTTGCTTATGATAAAGCATATATGTATGTTGATATTAAATCTTTAGCTAAAATTTTATCTTATCCAAAAGGTGTTTATGATGGTGTACATGTATATTCTAATAAACCTTTTGAAGAAATTAAGCAAATTGAGAATTTTTTAGGGCCTAAATTTGCTAGTATAGGTTGGTGGGAGCAAAATGGCAATTTTTTTGCAGCATTAGCTTTAGAAAAAAGAGCATTATTTATAGTTTTAATGCTGATTATTTTAGTGGCAAGTTTAAATATAGTAAGCTCCTTGCTTATGATAGTTATGAATCGTCGTAGCGAGATAGCTTTATTGCTTTCATTGGGTGTTAGCAAACTAGAAATTAAAAAAACTTTTTTTTCTTTAGGATTTTTAATAGGTGGTAGTGGAATTTTTGCTGGTATAGTGCTTGCTGGTATAGCTTTGTGGGTGCTTGGTAATTTTGATATTATTTCTTTACCAAGTGATGTTTATGGTATGAGTAAATTACCACTTGAGCTTTCTGTATTTGACTTTCTTGCCACTATTTTTGGGGCTATTTTAATAGTGAGTTTATCTTCTTATTATCCTGCAAAAAAAGCTACTCAAGTAGATATTTTAGACACATTACGCAATGAGTAA
- a CDS encoding cytochrome oxidase biogenesis protein, Sco1/SenC/PrrC family produces the protein MKKISLFLLVLVGVFFISTQYFQKNKYDFHLNSEKGILSLKDFAGKKLIVYFGYTYCPDVCPTELALIGNVLNKMKNKDKAHVLFISLDPQRDNNITQTSQWVKYFYPDSTALVAKDEKELEKITKNYGVVYEKINLKDSAMGYSIAHSGEFYLIDEKGNYVKTISDISYENFYNDIQKFLNE, from the coding sequence ATGAAAAAAATTAGTCTATTTTTATTGGTATTGGTTGGTGTTTTTTTTATTTCTACACAATATTTTCAAAAAAATAAATACGACTTTCATTTAAATTCTGAAAAAGGAATTCTTAGCTTAAAAGATTTTGCAGGCAAAAAGTTAATAGTATATTTTGGTTATACTTACTGCCCAGATGTTTGCCCAACTGAACTTGCTTTAATTGGCAATGTGTTAAATAAAATGAAAAATAAAGATAAAGCTCATGTACTTTTTATATCTTTAGATCCGCAAAGAGATAATAACATAACTCAAACTAGTCAATGGGTAAAATACTTTTATCCAGATTCTACAGCTTTGGTAGCAAAAGATGAAAAAGAATTAGAGAAAATTACAAAAAATTATGGGGTTGTATACGAAAAAATAAATCTCAAAGATTCTGCTATGGGTTATTCTATAGCACATAGTGGAGAATTTTATTTAATCGATGAAAAAGGCAATTATGTCAAAACAATCAGCGATATAAGCTATGAAAATTTTTACAATGATATACAAAAATTCTTAAATGAGTAA
- a CDS encoding copper chaperone PCu(A)C — MKKILSLCVLSSFILANEITINDPYVRQTPPNSKTTAFFMEIKNNSNKDVKLIKAQSSLSDTTEIHDHIMENGKKMMVQIPQITIKAHSSAILQPGGMHIMVLNLNQNITQDTKANLTLYFDDNSTIKLENINSKSIKK, encoded by the coding sequence ATGAAAAAAATACTAAGCCTTTGTGTATTAAGTTCTTTCATTTTAGCAAATGAAATTACTATTAACGATCCATATGTAAGACAAACTCCGCCTAATTCTAAAACAACAGCTTTTTTTATGGAGATTAAAAATAATTCTAATAAAGATGTAAAATTAATTAAAGCACAAAGCTCACTAAGCGATACAACAGAAATTCATGATCATATAATGGAAAATGGTAAAAAAATGATGGTTCAAATTCCACAAATTACCATAAAAGCACATTCAAGTGCTATTTTACAGCCAGGTGGAATGCATATAATGGTGTTAAACTTAAATCAAAATATCACTCAAGATACTAAAGCAAATTTAACACTTTATTTTGATGATAATAGCACGATCAAATTAGAAAATATCAATTCAAAAAGTATAAAAAAATAA
- a CDS encoding LPP20 family lipoprotein, with translation MKKFLLMLCLVFGFSACALDQRGLNATQPKAATQAASSDVVIQKVDKEDVRNIIREEKMLANDTSTDNDLTFTAVGEGIAPLNTVSVGQALALAKRAAITDAYRQLASKLYGVRVNGKDTVKDAMLKSSTITAQVNGLIKNASVVDQDFKDGLYRVNVELKIDADKWKELFAY, from the coding sequence ATGAAAAAATTTCTTTTAATGTTATGTTTGGTTTTTGGTTTTAGTGCATGTGCGCTAGATCAAAGAGGTTTGAATGCTACTCAGCCAAAAGCAGCTACTCAAGCAGCTAGTTCTGATGTTGTAATTCAAAAGGTAGACAAAGAGGATGTGCGTAATATCATTAGAGAAGAAAAAATGCTAGCTAATGATACAAGCACTGATAATGATTTAACATTTACAGCAGTTGGTGAGGGCATTGCTCCTTTAAATACGGTTTCTGTAGGACAAGCTTTAGCTTTAGCAAAAAGAGCAGCAATTACTGATGCTTATAGACAGCTAGCTAGTAAGTTATATGGGGTAAGAGTAAATGGTAAAGATACCGTTAAAGATGCTATGCTTAAAAGTTCAACTATAACAGCTCAAGTAAATGGTCTTATAAAAAATGCTAGTGTTGTTGATCAAGATTTTAAAGATGGTCTTTATAGAGTTAATGTAGAACTTAAAATTGATGCTGACAAGTGGAAAGAATTGTTTGCTTATTAA
- a CDS encoding alanine racemase: MAYIKLDRLAYEYNLDMIAKKAGGYNKIICVFKDNAYGHGAKLLAPIAKAKGVDFVAVKNEEEARELKTFFKNILILSHLPNSNESKDFFYALNDKNDIKKFKKNTKIHLVIDTNMHRNGIAIDEIEEVLVALEKQKLQLHGVMMHFAGSDEIDGSYFVQKQKFQLAKNKIYSLLKDKAKNLIFHSHNSEALFRSDKLEDDEYCRVGLVQFGYAYFNKNLHKVLSLWANKLSDRILKKGQSVGYGGVYSAKEDIHIATYDLGYADGLFRYNGKKEFFLPNGKKMLGKMSMDSFSCEYSGDEICVLKDANDMAKFFHTINYEILVKLSPYLKRIVI, from the coding sequence ATGGCTTATATAAAACTTGATCGCTTAGCATACGAGTATAATCTTGATATGATTGCTAAAAAAGCTGGCGGATATAATAAAATCATATGTGTTTTTAAAGATAATGCTTATGGCCATGGAGCTAAACTTTTAGCTCCTATAGCTAAAGCAAAGGGTGTTGATTTTGTAGCAGTTAAAAACGAAGAGGAAGCAAGAGAATTAAAAACATTCTTTAAAAATATTCTTATTTTATCGCATCTTCCAAATTCTAATGAAAGTAAAGATTTTTTTTACGCTTTAAATGATAAAAATGATATAAAAAAATTTAAAAAAAATACCAAAATTCATTTGGTTATAGATACTAATATGCATAGAAATGGTATTGCGATTGATGAAATTGAAGAGGTTTTAGTTGCTTTAGAAAAACAAAAGCTACAACTACACGGAGTTATGATGCATTTTGCAGGGAGTGATGAAATTGATGGAAGTTATTTTGTTCAAAAACAAAAATTTCAATTAGCAAAAAATAAAATCTATTCTTTGTTAAAAGATAAAGCAAAAAATCTTATTTTTCATTCTCATAATTCTGAAGCTTTATTTCGCTCAGATAAACTTGAAGATGATGAATATTGCAGAGTAGGGTTAGTGCAATTTGGTTATGCATATTTTAATAAGAATTTGCATAAAGTTTTAAGTTTATGGGCTAATAAATTAAGCGATAGAATTTTAAAAAAAGGACAAAGTGTCGGCTATGGTGGTGTGTATAGTGCTAAAGAGGATATCCATATAGCTACATACGATTTAGGCTATGCAGATGGTTTATTTCGTTATAATGGAAAAAAAGAATTTTTTTTACCAAATGGTAAGAAAATGCTAGGAAAAATGTCTATGGATAGCTTTTCGTGCGAATATAGTGGAGATGAAATTTGTGTTTTAAAAGACGCAAATGATATGGCTAAATTTTTTCATACAATTAATTATGAAATTTTGGTTAAATTATCTCCATATTTAAAAAGAATTGTAATTTAA
- a CDS encoding anaerobic glycerol-3-phosphate dehydrogenase: MLNISEISNACVKCGKCIPVCTIHDINRDESTSPRGFLDLISAYENKELELDKNLKKTFESCFLCTNCVEACPNHLRVDSAIEKMRFDIAKKFGIAWYKKIAFILLRQRKILDLLAKLGYVFQSCAFKLQNKNLGMKAKFNFALIKKERLLPSLSKKSFLNSCKDFIDNQGEKNIGIFIGCLANYSYTNTGFALLEICKHLKINVDLLKEQACCGAPHYFTGDFKSVEVLAKKNIIYFEEKLKTLDYIIVPEATCSAMLNIDYEHFFKMQGDEEWAQRAKNVSSKILLATKYLYEYTNLEELLKTKKRIMTKIAYHDPCHARKMQGVFKEPRALLKCNYNFKELLNSNECCGFGGVSMQTEHYDKALEVGIKKAQNIQKSDIEIISAECSACRMQISNALEYKKIPTQFLHPLELIAKILQD; encoded by the coding sequence ATGCTAAATATTTCTGAGATTTCTAATGCTTGTGTAAAATGCGGTAAATGTATTCCAGTTTGCACCATACATGATATAAATCGCGATGAAAGTACATCTCCGCGTGGTTTTTTAGATTTAATTAGTGCTTATGAAAATAAAGAATTAGAGCTTGATAAAAATTTGAAAAAAACTTTTGAATCATGCTTTTTATGCACTAATTGCGTCGAAGCTTGCCCAAACCATTTAAGAGTAGATAGTGCCATTGAAAAAATGCGTTTTGATATAGCAAAAAAATTTGGTATTGCATGGTATAAAAAAATTGCATTTATTCTCTTAAGACAAAGAAAGATTTTAGACTTATTAGCAAAACTAGGCTATGTTTTTCAAAGTTGTGCTTTTAAATTACAAAATAAAAATTTAGGCATGAAAGCTAAATTTAATTTTGCTTTAATTAAAAAAGAACGCTTGTTACCTTCTTTATCTAAAAAAAGTTTTTTGAATTCATGCAAAGACTTTATCGATAATCAAGGCGAAAAAAATATAGGAATTTTCATAGGATGTTTGGCAAATTATTCTTACACAAATACTGGTTTTGCCTTATTAGAAATTTGCAAGCATTTAAAAATCAATGTAGATTTATTAAAAGAACAAGCATGTTGTGGTGCTCCGCATTATTTTACTGGTGACTTTAAAAGTGTTGAAGTTTTAGCTAAAAAAAATATTATTTACTTTGAAGAAAAATTAAAAACATTAGATTATATTATAGTTCCTGAGGCAACTTGTTCAGCGATGTTAAATATAGATTATGAACATTTTTTTAAAATGCAAGGTGATGAAGAATGGGCCCAAAGAGCTAAAAATGTTTCATCAAAAATTTTACTTGCCACTAAATATTTATACGAATATACAAATTTAGAAGAACTTTTAAAAACCAAAAAAAGAATAATGACAAAAATTGCATACCATGATCCTTGCCATGCTAGAAAAATGCAAGGTGTTTTTAAAGAACCAAGAGCTTTGCTTAAGTGTAATTATAATTTCAAAGAACTTTTGAATTCTAACGAATGCTGTGGATTTGGCGGTGTTAGCATGCAAACAGAGCATTATGATAAAGCCTTAGAAGTTGGTATAAAAAAAGCACAAAATATACAAAAAAGTGATATAGAGATTATAAGTGCGGAATGTTCAGCATGTAGAATGCAAATTTCAAATGCCTTAGAGTATAAAAAAATTCCTACTCAATTTCTACATCCTTTAGAATTAATAGCAAAAATTCTTCAAGATTAA
- the gyrA gene encoding DNA gyrase subunit A — translation MENIFKKDMDIENIDIENSIKSSYLDYSMSVIIGRALPDARDGLKPVHRRILYAMNDLGVGSRSPYKKSARIVGDVIGKYHPHGDVAVYDALVRMAQDFSMRYPSIDGQGNFGSIDGDGAAAMRYTEARMTILAEELLKDLDKDTVDFVPNYDDSMSEPDVLPARVPNLLLNGSSGIAVGMATNIPPHSLNELIDGLLYIIDNKEASLEEIMQFIKGPDFPTGGIIYGKKGIIEAYRTGRGRVKVRAKTHIEKRANKDIIVIDELPYQTNKARLIEQIADLVKEKQIEGISEIRDESDREGIRVVIELKREAMSEIVLNNLFKSTAMESTFGVIMLAIYNKEPKVFSLIELLKLFLNHRKTVIIRRTIFELQKARARAHILEGLKIALDNIDEVIALIKNSPDNPSAKNSLMQKFGLSELQSNAILDMKLGRLTGLEREKIDNELKELMLEIQRLDALLKSEQLLENLIKDELKEIKSKFDVPRITQIEDDYDDIEIEDLIPNENMVVTITHRGYIKRVPSKQYEKQKRGGKGKLAVTTYEDDFIENFFTANTHDTLMFVTDRGQLYWLKVYKIPEGSRTAKGKAVVNLINLQADEKIMAIIPTTDFDESKSLCFFTKNGIVKRTNLSEYQNIRSVGVKAINLDENDELVTAIIVTRDENELLNNDENIDENNAIDGSQNDEIPENSAGKMLFAVTKKGMCIKFPLAKVREIGRVSRGVTAIKFKEKDDELVGAVVIENNEQEILSISAKGIGKRTDAGEYRLQSRGGKGVICMKLNAKTKDLISVVIVDESMDLMALTSSGKMIRVDMQSIRKAGRNTSGVIVVNVENDEVVSIAKCPKEEDEDLENEANADLNLE, via the coding sequence ATGGAAAATATTTTTAAAAAAGATATGGATATTGAAAATATCGATATAGAAAATTCTATAAAAAGTAGTTATTTAGATTATTCTATGAGTGTTATTATAGGCCGTGCTTTGCCTGATGCAAGAGATGGTTTAAAGCCTGTTCATAGAAGAATTTTATATGCTATGAATGATTTAGGCGTAGGAAGTCGTAGTCCTTATAAAAAATCAGCGCGTATAGTCGGGGATGTAATAGGTAAATATCATCCACACGGAGATGTTGCTGTTTATGATGCTTTAGTTAGAATGGCTCAAGATTTTTCTATGCGTTATCCAAGTATAGATGGTCAAGGTAACTTTGGATCTATAGATGGAGATGGTGCTGCTGCTATGCGTTATACTGAAGCTAGAATGACGATTTTAGCTGAAGAACTTTTAAAAGATTTAGATAAAGATACGGTTGATTTTGTTCCAAATTATGATGATTCTATGAGCGAGCCTGATGTCTTGCCAGCCCGTGTTCCAAATTTATTGCTAAATGGATCAAGTGGTATAGCAGTTGGTATGGCTACTAATATACCACCACATAGTTTAAATGAATTAATTGATGGGCTTTTGTATATTATAGATAATAAGGAAGCATCTTTAGAAGAAATAATGCAATTTATAAAAGGCCCTGACTTTCCAACCGGTGGAATTATATATGGTAAAAAAGGCATAATAGAAGCTTATCGCACCGGCCGTGGTAGAGTAAAAGTAAGGGCTAAAACTCATATAGAAAAAAGAGCTAATAAAGATATTATAGTAATAGATGAACTTCCTTATCAAACCAATAAAGCAAGATTGATAGAACAAATTGCTGATTTAGTAAAAGAAAAACAAATAGAAGGAATTTCAGAAATTAGAGATGAAAGCGATAGAGAAGGAATTCGCGTAGTTATAGAATTAAAGCGTGAAGCTATGAGTGAAATAGTTTTAAATAATTTATTTAAATCTACTGCTATGGAAAGCACATTTGGCGTTATAATGCTTGCTATTTATAATAAAGAACCAAAAGTTTTTTCTTTGATAGAGCTTTTAAAATTATTTTTAAATCATAGAAAAACCGTTATCATAAGAAGAACTATTTTTGAATTACAAAAAGCACGTGCTAGAGCTCATATTTTAGAAGGTTTAAAAATAGCTCTTGATAATATAGATGAAGTAATTGCTTTGATTAAAAATTCTCCTGATAATCCTAGTGCAAAAAATTCCTTAATGCAAAAATTTGGCTTAAGTGAACTTCAATCTAATGCTATTTTAGATATGAAACTAGGACGCTTAACAGGTCTTGAAAGAGAAAAAATAGACAATGAATTAAAAGAATTAATGCTAGAAATTCAAAGACTTGATGCTTTGTTAAAAAGCGAGCAATTATTAGAGAATTTGATAAAAGATGAATTAAAAGAAATAAAATCAAAATTTGATGTTCCAAGAATCACTCAAATAGAAGATGATTATGATGATATAGAAATAGAAGATTTAATACCTAATGAAAATATGGTAGTAACTATAACTCATAGAGGTTATATAAAAAGAGTTCCATCAAAACAATATGAAAAACAAAAAAGAGGTGGTAAAGGCAAATTAGCTGTTACTACTTATGAAGATGATTTTATAGAAAATTTCTTTACAGCAAATACTCACGATACTTTAATGTTTGTAACTGATAGAGGACAGCTTTATTGGCTTAAAGTTTATAAAATTCCAGAAGGTAGTAGAACAGCAAAAGGAAAAGCTGTTGTAAATTTAATAAATTTACAAGCTGATGAAAAAATTATGGCAATAATCCCAACTACAGATTTTGATGAAAGCAAATCATTATGTTTCTTCACTAAAAATGGTATAGTAAAAAGAACCAATTTAAGTGAATATCAAAATATTAGAAGTGTTGGTGTAAAAGCTATAAATTTAGATGAAAACGATGAGTTAGTAACTGCTATTATAGTAACGCGTGATGAAAATGAGTTGTTAAATAATGATGAAAACATTGATGAAAATAATGCAATTGATGGCAGTCAAAACGATGAAATACCTGAAAATTCAGCAGGTAAAATGCTTTTTGCGGTTACGAAAAAAGGTATGTGTATTAAATTCCCACTTGCTAAAGTAAGAGAAATAGGGCGTGTAAGTAGAGGGGTCACAGCTATTAAATTCAAAGAAAAAGATGATGAGTTAGTAGGTGCTGTAGTTATAGAAAATAATGAACAAGAAATTTTAAGTATTAGTGCAAAAGGTATAGGAAAACGCACCGATGCAGGTGAATATAGACTTCAAAGTAGAGGTGGCAAAGGTGTAATTTGCATGAAGCTTAATGCAAAAACAAAAGATCTAATAAGTGTTGTTATAGTAGATGAAAGTATGGATTTAATGGCTTTAACATCAAGTGGTAAAATGATTAGAGTAGATATGCAAAGCATTAGAAAAGCGGGTAGAAATACAAGTGGTGTAATAGTTGTAAATGTGGAAAATGATGAAGTTGTAAGCATTGCAAAATGTCCAAAAGAAGAAGATGAGGACTTAGAAAACGAAGCTAATGCAGATTTAAATTTAGAATAG
- the mapA gene encoding outer membrane lipoprotein MapA, with translation MIKKILLLFLVLFFSACAINSKNQGVARVNEVIKIQAQCYNPSDSKAYEAKIQGLRYISDVGLKYCSNKRTIDKSASLKKVYIHRIYDLNENLKYSSSNGKNYYINENFNYYFYVFLKEELENRGIIVVDDTQNSPYILRVDLSFNDFYSKFDSNSLFSIVASQLELKDINTNKRVNIKTKQEVQGFNKITDLPFYTQLLIKQVANKAADIISSL, from the coding sequence ATGATAAAAAAAATACTTTTATTATTTTTGGTCTTATTTTTTAGTGCATGTGCGATAAATTCTAAAAATCAAGGTGTTGCAAGGGTAAATGAGGTTATAAAAATTCAAGCTCAATGCTATAATCCTTCAGACTCTAAAGCTTATGAAGCTAAAATTCAAGGGTTAAGATATATTAGCGATGTAGGATTAAAATATTGCTCCAATAAAAGAACAATAGACAAAAGTGCTTCACTAAAGAAAGTTTATATACATAGAATTTATGACTTAAATGAAAATTTAAAATATTCATCATCAAATGGAAAAAATTATTATATTAATGAAAATTTTAATTATTATTTTTATGTATTTTTAAAAGAAGAGTTAGAAAATAGAGGTATTATAGTGGTTGATGATACTCAAAATTCACCTTATATTTTAAGAGTAGATTTAAGTTTTAATGATTTTTATTCTAAATTTGATTCTAATTCGCTTTTTTCTATTGTAGCAAGCCAATTAGAGCTTAAAGATATTAATACAAATAAAAGAGTTAATATAAAAACAAAACAAGAAGTGCAAGGTTTTAACAAAATTACTGATTTGCCTTTTTATACGCAATTACTTATAAAGCAAGTGGCAAATAAAGCTGCTGATATTATTAGTTCTTTGTGA